The DNA segment TCTGACGGCGAGGTCGGCGGCCGTCGCGGACGGCGATTCATGGGCTTGATCCGGAGCTGGCTGATCAACGCGGCGGCGCTGTACGCGACGGCGTGGCTCCTCGCCGGGGTGCGCGTCGACAGTCCGGAAGCGCTTATCGGAGGGGCGCTCGCGATCGGTCTCATCAACGCGACCGTGCGGCCGATCCTGCGCTTCGTGACCTTTCCGATCACGGTCCTGACGCTGGGACTGTTCTACTTCGTCCTCAACGGCCTGATGTTCTACCTGGCGGCGTCACTGATCCCGGGGTTCGAACTCGCCGGCCTCGTCACTGCGGTCGGCGGCGCGCTCGTCATGTCGATCGTGGCGACCGTGCTGCACGTCTTCCTCAAGCCGCGCAGGAAGAAGTAGCCGAAGACGTCGTCGGACGTCGTCGGACTGCTAGGCGTAGTAGGGGTTGCTGCCGGCGGCGTGGTCGGTCACGTCCTGCACGTCGACGATCTCGGGCGCCGCATCCCGGATCATCTGCTTGATCCCCTGCGTGAGCGTCACCGAGGCCATGCCGCAGCCCTGACAGCCGCCTCCCATCGTCACGTAGACGACGTTGTCGCGGATGTCGACGAGGCGCACGGTCCCGCCATGCGATGCCACCCCCGGGTTGATCTGCTCGTCGATGACGCGGCGCACGCGATCGACGAGGGGCCCGTCCAGCGGTCCGGAGCCGAGCGGCTGGATGTTGGGGTTATTGAAATGAAAGCCCGAGCCCTGGAGCGACTCCACCCAGTCGATGCGGGTTCCGGCAAGGATGTCGGCGCTCTTCGAATCGACGACGACCTCGAAGCCGGGGGCATCGAACGACTCGTCCTCCGCTTCCCGCTCGAAGGGTTCGATGAGAGCCATCTCGTACTCCGGCGCGATGGGGCTCGCGTTCTGGACGCTCACGCGTACCGCGAGACCTTCCGCGGGGTCCTCCTCGATGAACGATCGGATCCGCTCGCTGGCGGCGTCCGTGAATGTCAAAAGATCCTTGTCGGACACGTCTTCCTCTCCCGCTGATTCCCGATGAAGCCGGCGTGCGGTCGCGTCAGGACGCGGAACCGTTGGCGGCCACCGCCGCCCTCAGGTCGCTCGCCGTATAAAGCACCATTGTCCGCAGACCCGCCCCCTCCAGCGTGGCTCTTCCCCCCTCCTCGCGGTCCACGAGGCCGAGTACCCCGAGTACCTCGCCGCGCGCGCGATTCACCGCCTCGACCGCCTGGAAGGCGGATCCGCCGGTCGTGATCACGTCCTCCACGACGACGACCCGCGCGCCGGGCTCGAAGCAGCCCTCGATCAATTGCCCCTTGCCGTGTCGCTTGGCGCGCTTGCGGACCGAGAACGCGTGGATCGGATCCCCCGCGCGCCAACTGGCGGCGGCGATGGCGTAGGCCAGAGGATCCGCACCCATCGTGAGGCCGCCGACCGCATCGGGCCGGAGTCCGGCGTCCCGGATGGCGGCGAGGCCGACCTCGCCCATCAGCACCTGCCCGTGCGCGTGCATGGTCGAGGTCCGGCAGTCGATGTAGTAGTCGCTCCGCGCACCGGAGGCGAGTACGAAGTCCCCGAGCCGGAACGAGCGCTCGGCGAGCAGGTTCAAAAGTCTCGAATGGGCGGAACTCAGCGGAACCTCCTAGCTGACCTGGCGAATCGCCTGACCGGATTCGACGTCGCAGCGGGCACAGAGCCCGTACAGCTTGAGTTGACGTCTGAGTACGTGGAAACCGAACTGCCCGGCGACCTCCGTCTGGAGCCGGTTGAGTTCATCGCGCTGGAACCGGACCACGTCTCCGCACGCGGTGCAGATCAGGTGGTCCTGCTGCGCCCGGCCCACCTTCGCCTCGTATCGCTTGAAGCCCTCGTCGAAGTCGTGCTCCGTCGCGAGGCCGACGCGAACCAGGAGGCTCAAGGTCCGGTAGACCGTCGCTTTCCCCGCGCGTTCGCCGTCGCCCCGCAGGCGTTCCACGACCTCGTCCGCCGAGAGTCGCTGCCCGGACTCGAACAGCACGCGGGAGATCGCTTCCCGCTGATGGGTGACGGGCAGATGATGTTCCTGCAGCGCGGCCCGGAAGAGGCCGAGCATCACGGCCGCGCAGCCGAGAGGCGGTCGAGGGGTGAGGGTGTCCGTGGTCATGGTGTTCTCAACGCGGTGAGAAGATAAGCGCGCTCGTCACGCCTGCAACCAGCGCGCCTCGAAGTCGTCCACGACCTGTCTCAACAGGCGATCGACCGGGGAGGCCGGCCGGGGCGTGAGAAAGCGGTCCGAAAAGCGGTTCAGGGCGACGCGGAGGGCGGTGAAGGTCTTCGCGGCGTCACGATAGCAGCCATCGAGTTGCTGGCGGCGGGCGAAAGGGGCGTCGGCGGCCATCGAGAAGCCGGTCTGACCCATCGCCTCGTAGTAGCCGAGGTCCGGTCCCGCTCGGCGTCGCTCCCGCGTGCAGATCCAGTCCGGATAGAGGCCCGACAGCCAAAGCGCGAAGTTGCCGAGGTGCGCGCTGAGCAGAAAGCCGCGGCGACCGTCCGCTTCGGCGATTTCCGCCATCAGGTCGACGAGATAGCGGTACTCGCAGTCGTCGTATTCGGCGATCCGGTGTGCCCGCGCCTCCCTGGCGAAGTGGAGGAAGATCGACGTCACGTAGTCGGCCATGAGGCGGGACTCGACGCCGCCCTCGAGCAGGCTGTGACGCAGCGCCACGTAGGAGAAGAGCGCCAGCGGGAGCGCCGAAAGGCCGGGCTCGGCGGCGAGCGCGCCGGGCGCCTTCGGGTGATCGAGCAGCGCGTCGATCCCCCGCTCCGAGACCAGCGCCTCGAGGCGGGTCCGATCCTCGCCCTCGCGGGTGAGCAGGTAAACGAGTCGGGCCGCGTCGTCCCGTCCGAAGGAAGCTCTGACATCCGGAAGAATCATGCCGCTCCCCCTTCCCGTGGTCCCCTCCCGTCGGCCCCCGCCACCTCGTTCCATACCCCAACCTCGTCTGCTAGTTTTCTTTCCGGGGACGGAAGCCGCAACGGAGTTGGAGACGGAAGCCGCAACGGAGTCGACCCGGATGACGATGATCTGACATGCTGAGAGAACGATTGAGAGAGCACGGATTCGCACTGATGGTGGCCCTTGCGGCCGTTCTGTCGGCGTGCGGCTCGGCGGACGCGGGCGTTCGCGACACCGGCATCGCGACAGACGCGGAGCAGGCCGCCGAAACGGGGACGGGCGCCGTCTCCCAGCCCCTGGAACTGGTCCCGCTCCGAGTGGGCGGGATCGAGATTCAGGTCGAGGTCGCCGACGACGCCGACGAACGGCAGCGCGGATTGATGTACCGGGAGTCGCTCGAGGAGAATCAGGGGATGCTGTTCGTCTACCCCGAGCAGCGCACCCTGGGGTTCTGGATGAAGAACACACTCATACCCCTCGACATCGCGTACATCGATCGCGAAGGCCGCATCGTCGACATCCAGCAGATGGAACCGCAGACCACGGAAACCCACGACTCGGCCGCGCCCGCCATGTATGCGCTGGAGATGAACCTGGGGTGGTTCGAGGCCAACGGGATCCGCATCGGAGACCTCATCGAGTTCTAGCCACCCAACCACCCGGAAAAACCCACGGACATCCTACGCATGGATCATCGCATAGAGAAGGACTCCATGGGGAAGATGGCGATCCCCGCCGACCGGCTCTACGGAGCGCAGACGGAGCGGGCCCGCCAGAACTTCCCCATCTCCCACCTCCGCTTCGGGCGCCGCTTCATCGAGGCGCTCGGCGCGATCAAGCTCGCGGCGTCCCGCGTGAACCGCGAACTGGGGCTCCTCGACCCCGAACTCGGCGAAGCGATCGAACGGGCGGCCGGCGAGGCCATGGCCGGGGAGCTGGATTCCCATTTCGTGCTGGACATCTTCCAGACCGGGTCCGGCACGTCGACGAACATGAACGCGAACGAGGTCATCGCGAACCGCGCCATCCAGCTTCTGGGCGGCGTCGTCGGTTCGCGAAGCCCCGTCCATCCGAACGATCACGTCAACTTGGGGCAGTCGTCGAACGACGTGATCCCCACCGCCACGCACGTCTCGGGACTCGTCGCGATCGAGCGTGAGCTCCTGCCCGCCCTGGAGCAGCTGCGAGCGGCGCTTGCGGCGAAGGCGGAGGAGTTCGATCACATCGCCAAGGCGGGACGCACGCACCTGCAGGATGCGACGCCCGTCCGGCTCGGACAGGAGTTCGGTGGCTACGCCAGCCAGGTGAGACACGGGATACGGCGCGTCGAGGCCGTTCGTCCCGCGCTCGCGGAACTCGCCATCGGAGGGACGGCGGTGGGGACCGGCATCAACACGCCAGCCGACTTCGGCGCGCGGATGTCGGCCGCGCTGGGCGAGATCCTCGGGGTCGAGTTCGTGGAGGCGTCGAACCACTTCGAGGCGCAGTCGGCGCGCGACGCGGTGGTCGAGGCGAGCGGGGCCCTGCGAACCGTCGCCGTGAGCCTGACCAAGATCGCGAACGACCTGCGCTGGCTGTCATCCGGTCCGCGCACGGGGCTCGGTGAGATCAACCTCCCCGCGGTGCAGCCGGGCTCGTCCATCATGCCGGGCAAGGTCAACCCGGTGATGGCGGAATCCGTGCTTCAGGTGTGTGCACAGGTCATCGGCAACGATGCGGCGATCGTCGTGGGCGGGCAGTCCGGAAACCTCGAACTCAACGTCATGATCCCCGTCATGGCCCACAACCTGCTCGAGAGCGTCCGGATTCTCTCCACCGCGAGCGTGGAGTTCGCCGAACGCTGCGTCCGCGGGATCACGGCGAACGAGGAGCGCTGTCTCCGGAACGCGGAATCCACCGCGGCGCTCGCCACCGCGCTCGCGCCCGTCATCGGGTACGACAAGGCGGCCGAACTGGCCAAGCTCAGCCTCGCGGAAGACCGCACGCTGAAGGAACTCGTGCTGGAGCAGGGGCTCGTCGCCCCGGCGGAACTCGACCGCATCCTCGATTTCCGCGCGATGACCGAACCCGGCTGACCTGGCCCGGCCCGTCGTCGATCGCCGCCGAGCAAACCCGTCGACGTGGCCCGCTAGGGGACGGGGACGAGCGCCTCCGGGAGCAGGCGATCCACCGTGAGGTTCGAGAGCCGGAAGGCTTCCGTTCCGTCCGCGAGGCGGGCGACCCAGTCCCCGCGTTCCCCGTCCTCAAGCAGGACGATCGAGAGTTCGAGTCGCCGGCCGGTCACATCCTCGGACCCTTCGGAGAACACTTCGAACCATCCGTCCGCGAGCGTGAAGTCGACGGCCGCCTCTTCCTCCTCCGTGGGGAAGCCGGAAGCGGAGACGGAGGGCAGGATGGCGAGGAGCCTCTGCACGAGCGCCGAATCCGCCGGCGCGTCCCCCGCGAGCCAGCCCTCGTCGCTCCGGCGCAGCACGGCCTCCCCGTCCCCGCGCCGCATGAAGACTTCGCGTACACCGGCGGTGTCCACGGAGGCGATCAGGCGCGGGCGCCACCCGTCGCGGTCGCGGTTCAGGTAGCCTCCGGCCGGACCGTCGAGTCGGTAGACGACGTCGTCACCGGGAAAACGCACGAAGTAGCCCCCGGAGCGCGTGTCGCGGTCGCCAAGATGGAACCGCCGCACGTCGCCGCCGGCCGTCCGCACTTCGATGCGCCGACCGCCCTCGGCGACGCCCAGGCTCGCGTGATTCGAAGGGTTGCGCGCGACGAGTTCCGACGAGGAGAGCTGCCCGATCACGTCCAGGAGGTCGCGGATCTTCGGTTCCTCCGCCACGTACCCGTCCACCGTCCACCCCGCGTCCGTGCGCTCGAGGCGCACCGTGCCGGCGTTGTCCGCGAGCACGATGTCCACGCCCGCGATGGAGTCCGTCACCACGAAGGAGAAGCCGTCCCCCACATCCAGCGTCCCCCCCTCGCCGCCGCCGCGGAACAGCCGGGGCAGGTAGAGAAGAACCGCCACGCCGAGCACGATCGCGATGACCCTCAGTTGCCGGGCTTTCATACGAGCGCCCCTCCCTCGGTGAAGGAGCGCTGCTGCACCTGCCGCCGCCGCGCGAGCCGCAGCACACCGATGAGGACGAAGAGCAGCGGGACGCCGGCCAGGTTCCCGTACCGGGTCAGATCCGGGAGCCATTCGTTGGGGAAGAGGAGGAGCGGGGGCGCTCGGTCCTTGGACCGTATCGAGATCAGCGCCTCGTCCTGGGCGAGCCAATCGATCGCGTTCTGGAAGAAGACCATCCCGGCCAGCCCGGACATCGATTGCGAAAGCGTCTCGTCGTGGATCGGCGACGAGGAGCCCGCGAGGACGATACGGCCGCCGCCCGGCTGAGTGTAGGCCAGAGCGAGCGTCTCCATCGTCACATCTTCGGGCGAGATCAGCCTCTGCCATTCCTGCGTCGCGTCGATGGACAGCGGCGTCCCCAGCCGTCCGCCGAGGTCCGAAGTCGCGAGGAGCGGGGTCACCTGCGTGCTGTCCTCCACTTCGACGAGGAGTGGGCTTCCGAACCTGATCGGCACATTCGCCACGCCGTCCACGATCACGTGCCCGGAGGCCGGCTGGGCGAGCGTCCACAGCGGGTATTCCACGATGAAGCTGCCCAGGCTGGAGGGCACCTGCACCTGTTCGTTGAAGGCGAGATCGTAGACCATCGACGGAACGATGCCGAGTCCTCGCGCCTGCAACAGCGAGTCGAGCGCCGGATCGAAGGTGGGGCCCGCGTACCGCGCCTGCATGTCCGCCGTCACGCCGGACTTCAGGACGAAGAGACTCCCGCCGTCGTCGACGAAGCGGCTCAGGCTCTCGCCCGCCGCCGGCTCCAGCGGCGTCCGGCCGCCGGCGATCACGACGACGTCGATCGAGTCCGGCACCGCCGCCGTCGTCGAGTCGACGCGGAACTCCATCAGGTCGTATTCCAGGGCGAGGCGCCCGCGGGCGAGCCGAAGCCCGGCGTCGAGACTCAGTTCGCCGTGCCCGGTCAGGATCCCGATGTTTGGACGTTCCGGCCGCGTGAGGGCGCGGATCATCGAGGCGAGACGATATTCGAGGTCCGCCGTCTGCCGGATGAGGGGGATCATCTGGCTTTCGCCGGCATACTGGACCGCGAGCGCGAAGTAGCGCTCCTGGTACGACACCTCATCATCGGCGAGGATCTGGAACGGCACGGCGCGAATGCCGAGGAGCCCCGCCTCCTCCCGGGCGTCGGGGTCCTCGTCGGGATCCAGGCGCACCAGGTTCACGTTGGCGCCACCGGTCGCATCGAGATCCCGGAGAAGATCGTCCACGTCGCGGCTCACGGGCGCGAGTTGCGCGGGAAGTTCCGCGGACTGGAAGAGCTTGATCGTGACGAGGTCGTCGAGGCCGCCAAGCAGGTCGGCCGTCGGCGAGGACAGCGTGTAGACCTTGCCGGGCGTGAGGTCGAGCCGGCCGCGCAACTGCGCGCCCGCCAGCGCGGTGAAGACCGCGATCCCGACCAGGCCGAGCACGCCCACGCGCAGCCGCCCGTACGCCGGCCTCGCGCGGCTCAAACGTTCGCGCATGACGGAGAAGTACGTGAGCGAGAGGAACGCCGTACCCAGCGCCGCGAAATAGAGGACGTCCCGCAGGTCGATCACGCCTCGCGCCACGTTCGAGAAGTGACCGAGCACGCCCAGGCGCGCCGCCACGGCCGCGAGCGGGCCGGGGAGGGAGAGGGTGACCGTGGGGAGTCCGATGAGGTAGAGGGCGAAGCTGACCGTGACCCCGATGATGAAGGCGGTCACCTGGTTCCTCGTGAGCGAAGACGCCCACAGGCCGACGGCGATGAGGGCCGAGATGAGGAACATCGATCCCAGGTACTGGGAGAAGACGACACCCCACTGAAGGTCGGCGCCGAACGTGAGGCCGAGCGGGATGCCCAGCGTCCCCGCCATGGCGACCAGCAGGAAGAAGAGGACGCCGAGGAACTTGCCGAGCAGGAACTCCACGACCTGGATCGGCTGCGAGAGCACGAGTTCCAGCGTCCCCGCGTTCCGTTCCTCCGCGAACGACCGCATGCAGACGGCCGGAACGAAGAAGAGCAGGAGCCAGGGAAGGAGGGACAGCATCGGCCGCAGCGAAGCCTCGCCCAGGACGTAGGCCTCCTGGAAGTAGAAATAGAAGTTGATCCCGAGGAAGATGACGAGGAGGATGTAGGCGGTCGCGTGGTCGAAGTAGCCCGCGAACTCCCGCTTCGCCACGGTGAGGATGCGGCCGATCATCCGTCCACCTCCTCGCCGGCTTCCGGCTCCTCGTCGGACGTCCCATGGGGGGGCTCGTCGCCGGCCTCGTCGGCCGGCCCCGCGCTCTCGGCGGTGAGCCGGTGGAAGAGATCCTCCAGGCTCGCCTGGGCGAGGTGCAGTTCCCACAGCGGCCAGCCCCGCGCCGCGGCGAGTCGCGAAATGTCCGGCCGCGGGTCCTGGCCGGAAGCGCCTTCGACGGCGAACCGGGCGCGCCCTCCCGCGTCCGCTTCGACGGCGTCGGTCCGGGCAACGGAGGGGAGATCGCCCATGGCCTCCCCGGCGGCGTCCGTGGGAGCCTCGAGTTCGACCATTACCCGGGCGCCGCCATGTCCGGCGACGAGCGCATCGACGGAGCCATCCGCGACGATGCGTCCCTCGTTGATGATGACGACGCGCGAGCACGTCTTCCGCACCTCCTGCATCACGTGCGTGCTGAGGAGGACGGTGCGGTCGGTCCCCACGTCGCGGATGAGGCTGCGGATCTCGACGCGCTGGTTCGGGTCGAGCCCTTCGGTCGGCTCGTCGAGGATGAGGATCTCCGGCTGCGAGAGGATGGCCTGCGCGAGGCCGACGCGCTGCCGATACCCCTTCGAGAGCTGGTT comes from the Candidatus Palauibacter soopunensis genome and includes:
- a CDS encoding phage holin family protein produces the protein MGLIRSWLINAAALYATAWLLAGVRVDSPEALIGGALAIGLINATVRPILRFVTFPITVLTLGLFYFVLNGLMFYLAASLIPGFELAGLVTAVGGALVMSIVATVLHVFLKPRRKK
- a CDS encoding iron-sulfur cluster assembly accessory protein; amino-acid sequence: MSDKDLLTFTDAASERIRSFIEEDPAEGLAVRVSVQNASPIAPEYEMALIEPFEREAEDESFDAPGFEVVVDSKSADILAGTRIDWVESLQGSGFHFNNPNIQPLGSGPLDGPLVDRVRRVIDEQINPGVASHGGTVRLVDIRDNVVYVTMGGGCQGCGMASVTLTQGIKQMIRDAAPEIVDVQDVTDHAAGSNPYYA
- the pyrE gene encoding orotate phosphoribosyltransferase, whose amino-acid sequence is MNLLAERSFRLGDFVLASGARSDYYIDCRTSTMHAHGQVLMGEVGLAAIRDAGLRPDAVGGLTMGADPLAYAIAAASWRAGDPIHAFSVRKRAKRHGKGQLIEGCFEPGARVVVVEDVITTGGSAFQAVEAVNRARGEVLGVLGLVDREEGGRATLEGAGLRTMVLYTASDLRAAVAANGSAS
- a CDS encoding Fur family transcriptional regulator; the protein is MTTDTLTPRPPLGCAAVMLGLFRAALQEHHLPVTHQREAISRVLFESGQRLSADEVVERLRGDGERAGKATVYRTLSLLVRVGLATEHDFDEGFKRYEAKVGRAQQDHLICTACGDVVRFQRDELNRLQTEVAGQFGFHVLRRQLKLYGLCARCDVESGQAIRQVS
- a CDS encoding DUF192 domain-containing protein is translated as MLRERLREHGFALMVALAAVLSACGSADAGVRDTGIATDAEQAAETGTGAVSQPLELVPLRVGGIEIQVEVADDADERQRGLMYRESLEENQGMLFVYPEQRTLGFWMKNTLIPLDIAYIDREGRIVDIQQMEPQTTETHDSAAPAMYALEMNLGWFEANGIRIGDLIEF
- a CDS encoding class II fumarate hydratase; protein product: MLRMDHRIEKDSMGKMAIPADRLYGAQTERARQNFPISHLRFGRRFIEALGAIKLAASRVNRELGLLDPELGEAIERAAGEAMAGELDSHFVLDIFQTGSGTSTNMNANEVIANRAIQLLGGVVGSRSPVHPNDHVNLGQSSNDVIPTATHVSGLVAIERELLPALEQLRAALAAKAEEFDHIAKAGRTHLQDATPVRLGQEFGGYASQVRHGIRRVEAVRPALAELAIGGTAVGTGINTPADFGARMSAALGEILGVEFVEASNHFEAQSARDAVVEASGALRTVAVSLTKIANDLRWLSSGPRTGLGEINLPAVQPGSSIMPGKVNPVMAESVLQVCAQVIGNDAAIVVGGQSGNLELNVMIPVMAHNLLESVRILSTASVEFAERCVRGITANEERCLRNAESTAALATALAPVIGYDKAAELAKLSLAEDRTLKELVLEQGLVAPAELDRILDFRAMTEPG
- a CDS encoding DUF4340 domain-containing protein, with the translated sequence MKARQLRVIAIVLGVAVLLYLPRLFRGGGEGGTLDVGDGFSFVVTDSIAGVDIVLADNAGTVRLERTDAGWTVDGYVAEEPKIRDLLDVIGQLSSSELVARNPSNHASLGVAEGGRRIEVRTAGGDVRRFHLGDRDTRSGGYFVRFPGDDVVYRLDGPAGGYLNRDRDGWRPRLIASVDTAGVREVFMRRGDGEAVLRRSDEGWLAGDAPADSALVQRLLAILPSVSASGFPTEEEEAAVDFTLADGWFEVFSEGSEDVTGRRLELSIVLLEDGERGDWVARLADGTEAFRLSNLTVDRLLPEALVPVP
- a CDS encoding Gldg family protein, whose product is MIGRILTVAKREFAGYFDHATAYILLVIFLGINFYFYFQEAYVLGEASLRPMLSLLPWLLLFFVPAVCMRSFAEERNAGTLELVLSQPIQVVEFLLGKFLGVLFFLLVAMAGTLGIPLGLTFGADLQWGVVFSQYLGSMFLISALIAVGLWASSLTRNQVTAFIIGVTVSFALYLIGLPTVTLSLPGPLAAVAARLGVLGHFSNVARGVIDLRDVLYFAALGTAFLSLTYFSVMRERLSRARPAYGRLRVGVLGLVGIAVFTALAGAQLRGRLDLTPGKVYTLSSPTADLLGGLDDLVTIKLFQSAELPAQLAPVSRDVDDLLRDLDATGGANVNLVRLDPDEDPDAREEAGLLGIRAVPFQILADDEVSYQERYFALAVQYAGESQMIPLIRQTADLEYRLASMIRALTRPERPNIGILTGHGELSLDAGLRLARGRLALEYDLMEFRVDSTTAAVPDSIDVVVIAGGRTPLEPAAGESLSRFVDDGGSLFVLKSGVTADMQARYAGPTFDPALDSLLQARGLGIVPSMVYDLAFNEQVQVPSSLGSFIVEYPLWTLAQPASGHVIVDGVANVPIRFGSPLLVEVEDSTQVTPLLATSDLGGRLGTPLSIDATQEWQRLISPEDVTMETLALAYTQPGGGRIVLAGSSSPIHDETLSQSMSGLAGMVFFQNAIDWLAQDEALISIRSKDRAPPLLLFPNEWLPDLTRYGNLAGVPLLFVLIGVLRLARRRQVQQRSFTEGGALV
- a CDS encoding ATP-binding cassette domain-containing protein; this translates as MSLVSLTDVVKRFGETVAVDSATFSIDRGEVVGFLGPNGAGKTTTMRLLTQYLEADGGTISVDGLSIEDHPVELRRRIGYLPETNPLYRDMLAGEYITFMGRLRGMSAGEIRARTDDVVAQTGIEAVYFRPINQLSKGYRQRVGLAQAILSQPEILILDEPTEGLDPNQRVEIRSLIRDVGTDRTVLLSTHVMQEVRKTCSRVVIINEGRIVADGSVDALVAGHGGARVMVELEAPTDAAGEAMGDLPSVARTDAVEADAGGRARFAVEGASGQDPRPDISRLAAARGWPLWELHLAQASLEDLFHRLTAESAGPADEAGDEPPHGTSDEEPEAGEEVDG